Part of the Cellulomonas sp. WB94 genome, CGCTCCACCATGACGGCGCGGTGTGACTACTACGACTACTAGCAGGCGCCCTTCTTGAGCCCATCCTGGTTGTAGCTCCAGATACCTGCGCCAGCGATGGAGGCGCCCGGGTCGACCTGCACGCAGAAGTTGGTGCCATCCGTGACCGTGCCGCTTGTGGTGTTCTTCCCCGAGAGCTTGCCGCTCGTGGTGTAGACGGGTGTTCCAGCATCTGCGAGCGTCCACACGGGCGGAGTCACTGCTGCTGCCGTGACA contains:
- a CDS encoding prepilin-type N-terminal cleavage/methylation domain-containing protein: MKEKDQGFTLIELLVVMIIIGILAAIAIPVFLNQRKKAAETAAKADVSTIGKEIAAYYVDGTLPLTLTVTAAAVTPPVWTLADAGTPVYTTSGKLSGKNTTSGTVTDGTNFCVQVDPGASIAGAGIWSYNQDGLKKGAC